In Vicinamibacteria bacterium, the DNA window GAGAAGATCATCAAGGACATCGGTCTGGCCGCCATGGACATCTTTGGGACCCTGATTGCCATCTTCATCGGGGTCGGACTCGTGAGCAAGGAGATCGAGCGTCGGTCGCTCTATCCTCTCCTGGCCAAGCCGCTCAATCGGGATGAACTCTTTCTCGGGAAATTCGTGGGGCTCGGCTTCACCCTCCTCGTGAACCTGGGAACCATGGCCCTGGGGCTGTACTTGACCCTGCTCCTGACCGGTCGCCGGCCGGAGCCCCGGCTCCTGGAGGCCATCTACCCCATCTACCTGGGCCTTCTCCTGGTCACCTCCCTGGCCTTGCTGTTCTCGACCCTGACCTCCTCGACCCTGGCCGCGGTCTGCACCCTGGCCCTGGTGGTCACGGGCCGCTTCTCCGACGTCATTCGTAACATGAAGGAAGTCGCTCCCGGGGCGCCGACCTGGCTGACGGAGGCGCTGTACTACGGGCTTCCCAATTTTCGGAACTTCGACTTCAAGGACAGCGTGGCCTACGGCGACCCCGTGCCTCTGGGCGTCCTGGGCTTTGTGACCCTCTATGCCCTGGCCTACATTGGTCTCGTGCTCGGCCTGGGCCTCAAGGTCTTTCGGTCCCGAGACTTTTGAAGCTGCGCCTGTATCTCGTTCTCGCCCTCCTGCCCGCGGTCCCGCTGGCCCAGCATCGGCTCGACTCCCTCACGGGTGGATTTCGCGCCCAGGAAGAAGTGCTCTACTTGTGGTCGGGCAAGCAGGTGCGCCGCCTTTTTCCGGGATTCGAAGCCCTGGCGGCCGACATCTACTGGTTGCGGACCGTGCAGTATTTTGGCGGCCAGCACATCTTCGAGCGCGGGAAGCGCTTCGACCTGCTCTACCCGCTCATCGACATCACGACCACCCTCGATAAGCGACTGGAGATCGCGTACCACTACGGCGCCATCTTCCTGTCCGAGCCGCCCCCGATGGGGGCGGGCAACCCGCAGCAGGGGATCGCCGTTCTCGAGCGCGGGACAAAGGCCCTCCCCACCGTCTGGAGGCTGAGCCAGGATCTGGGGTTCTTCTACTTCCTTTACCTGCACGACGCCCACAAAGCCGCGGACATCCTGGACGAGGCCTCGCACATCCCGGGGGCGCCGTTCTGGTTCCGGACCCTGGCCGCCGATCTCCTCGCGAAGGGAGGGGACCGGGAGACGTCGCGGCGAATGTGGAAGCAAATGTATGACCAGGCGGAAGAAGGGGTCATCAAATCGAACGCCTTCATCCGCCTCCAGATCCTAGATGCCCTGGACCAGGCCGATCGCCTGACCGCGATGGTCCAGGAATTCGAGCGACGAGCAGGAAGGCGGCCGCGGTCACTGGGAGAGCTCGGGGCGCTGGGCGTCGAGCCCGCGTCCCGCCGTGATCCCGCCGGGCTCGCCTTCGATTATGATTCTGAGAAGGGGCAGGTCACTGTCTCTAAAGAGTCCCCCCTCTGGAGGACGGACTTCCAGCCACGGAGAACGCCATGAGGACCGCGACCATTTTTGCCTGGGCAGGCCTCACCTTAGCTCTCCTATCGGGGAGCGGGAACGCCCAATTCAGCCCGAGTCCCCCCGCGTCCGCTCCGCCCTCCGCGCCCTCGGTGGGGGACGTGATCCCCACGTTTTCCGCCGACGGCATCGACGGCTCCACCCAGCTTTTGGACTTCCCCCGGGGTTCGAGCACGGTCCTGCTTTTCTTCCTGAGCGGATGCCCCAGCTGCCACAAGATGATCCCGGAGTGGAACCGGGCCTTCGAACGCCGGCCGCCCCACCTGCGGGTTGTGGGCGTGCTCATGGACCAGGAGCCGCCCGGCTTCTTCACCGCCGTCCAGGTTGCCTTCCCCGTCGTCCGCGCGCCCGGGCGCGAGTTTCTCAAGAGCCTCAAGGTCAATCGGGCACCCCTCACCTTGCGGGTGAGTCAGGGCGGCAAAATAGACGACCTCGCGCTGGGGGTCATCGACCC includes these proteins:
- a CDS encoding ABC transporter permease codes for the protein MNRLIAVAANTFRETVRERVLYNLVFFAILMTLSGLLLGELSIRQDEKIIKDIGLAAMDIFGTLIAIFIGVGLVSKEIERRSLYPLLAKPLNRDELFLGKFVGLGFTLLVNLGTMALGLYLTLLLTGRRPEPRLLEAIYPIYLGLLLVTSLALLFSTLTSSTLAAVCTLALVVTGRFSDVIRNMKEVAPGAPTWLTEALYYGLPNFRNFDFKDSVAYGDPVPLGVLGFVTLYALAYIGLVLGLGLKVFRSRDF
- a CDS encoding redoxin domain-containing protein translates to MRTATIFAWAGLTLALLSGSGNAQFSPSPPASAPPSAPSVGDVIPTFSADGIDGSTQLLDFPRGSSTVLLFFLSGCPSCHKMIPEWNRAFERRPPHLRVVGVLMDQEPPGFFTAVQVAFPVVRAPGREFLKSLKVNRAPLTLRVSQGGKIDDLALGVIDPIRLGEFFRR